In a genomic window of Algoriphagus halophilus:
- a CDS encoding glycosyltransferase codes for MSLTWPKGRGEVKCPNQLLPATLVVALRNEAGNLPSLISSINRSLPSLKEVILVDDHSEDGTLLKLEQQFLNSERVRVIQSSGIGKKAAINHAISLASGEIILTTDADCIWEETWPEVILATFENPQIQLVTGPILPQSQSGFFSGFQLMEWVSNLLVTNYSFAIGKALTCSAANMAFRKSAFHQVQGFVGNEHNPSGDDEFLLKKIKSLFGENAVKYLPVEESLIQTVPESNWSALIHQKIRWAGKWKSHSSLFHSLAAAVPALFQVIWLSSLVMLFLGKISFLGFCSIWLFKILAEIVAFERILRSLGKPFKLTALIGTSFIHPFYVILVVLGVIRGKYIWKGRVTKRSD; via the coding sequence ATGAGTTTGACCTGGCCAAAGGGAAGAGGTGAAGTGAAATGTCCTAACCAGCTATTACCTGCGACTTTGGTGGTTGCTCTAAGGAATGAGGCAGGGAATCTACCTTCCTTGATATCGTCGATTAACAGGAGTTTACCTTCATTAAAAGAGGTGATTTTGGTAGACGATCATAGCGAGGATGGAACATTATTGAAACTTGAGCAGCAATTTTTGAATTCTGAGCGAGTGAGGGTAATCCAAAGCTCGGGAATTGGTAAAAAAGCAGCAATTAATCATGCCATATCGCTAGCTAGCGGAGAGATTATCCTTACCACTGATGCTGATTGTATATGGGAGGAAACATGGCCTGAGGTAATCTTAGCTACCTTTGAAAACCCACAGATTCAATTAGTAACTGGGCCGATTTTACCCCAGAGCCAATCAGGTTTTTTTTCTGGTTTTCAATTGATGGAGTGGGTGAGCAATTTGCTGGTGACCAATTATAGCTTTGCAATAGGAAAAGCCTTGACATGCAGTGCTGCAAATATGGCTTTTAGGAAATCAGCCTTTCATCAAGTACAAGGCTTTGTGGGGAATGAGCATAATCCATCTGGAGATGATGAGTTCTTGCTAAAAAAGATCAAGAGTTTATTTGGGGAAAATGCAGTAAAGTACCTGCCTGTTGAGGAAAGTCTTATTCAGACAGTCCCAGAGTCCAATTGGAGTGCGTTGATCCATCAAAAAATTAGATGGGCAGGAAAATGGAAAAGTCACTCTTCTCTATTTCATTCCTTGGCGGCAGCTGTTCCAGCCCTGTTTCAAGTGATTTGGCTTTCAAGTCTGGTGATGCTTTTTTTGGGGAAGATCAGTTTTTTGGGTTTTTGCTCAATTTGGCTGTTCAAAATCCTAGCGGAAATCGTAGCCTTTGAAAGAATTTTAAGAAGTTTGGGAAAACCTTTCAAATTAACCGCTTTGATTGGGACTTCCTTCATCCATCCTTTTTATGTTATTTTGGTTGTGTTGGGAGTGATTCGAGGGAAATACATTTGGAAGGGTCGGGTAACCAAAAGATCTGATTAA
- a CDS encoding PP2C family protein-serine/threonine phosphatase: MTTETIKYQRKELELKALLEITQAINENQSEAVLANIFKFTCLVHLNIKAMVLYVAKEGAFEKIIAHGVKSKVPQLIPLDDIISEKDSDQLRIELPDGYSFQDLETYLPVYHKDKMLAILFLKRKDLSQDLDLDFTQALTNILVVALENKRFARKQLQQEVLNREIAIASQVQQMLFPAELPVTDKLKAKVTYFPHSMVGGDYYDLIQRSKDEVFFCIADVSGKGFAAALLMSNFQATLRTLLRSDADLKMIVNQLNFTLFENTKGERFITFFLGYYNFKTNKFQYVNAGHNAPLLCGNIPGKIELLNAGTTILGAFEELPFLEIDEKENLKDFTIHLYTDGVTEATNEEGEEYGEDRLEDFVLQHLCVDPDDFHREFFKEMNDFSKDVPLRDDLTLLSLRFR, translated from the coding sequence TTGACTACAGAGACAATAAAATATCAACGTAAAGAATTAGAGCTTAAAGCATTGCTCGAAATCACCCAGGCGATCAATGAAAATCAGTCTGAGGCGGTTTTAGCAAATATCTTCAAGTTTACTTGCTTGGTGCATTTAAACATTAAAGCAATGGTTTTGTATGTGGCTAAAGAAGGAGCATTTGAAAAAATCATTGCACATGGAGTCAAATCAAAGGTACCTCAACTAATTCCTTTAGATGATATTATCTCTGAAAAAGATTCGGATCAACTCAGGATAGAACTTCCCGATGGGTATTCGTTTCAGGATTTGGAGACGTATTTGCCGGTTTACCACAAGGATAAAATGCTTGCGATTTTATTCCTCAAAAGGAAAGACCTATCTCAGGATTTAGACCTGGATTTTACGCAAGCCTTGACCAATATTTTGGTGGTAGCCCTAGAAAATAAACGTTTTGCAAGAAAACAATTGCAACAGGAGGTTTTGAACAGGGAAATTGCCATTGCAAGTCAGGTTCAGCAAATGTTGTTTCCTGCAGAATTACCTGTTACAGATAAGCTGAAAGCCAAGGTGACTTATTTCCCACATAGTATGGTAGGGGGAGATTACTATGATCTGATTCAGCGATCCAAAGATGAGGTATTCTTCTGTATTGCGGATGTTTCAGGAAAAGGCTTTGCAGCGGCTCTTCTAATGTCAAATTTTCAAGCAACCCTTCGCACGTTATTAAGGAGTGACGCAGATCTGAAAATGATCGTGAACCAGTTGAATTTTACGCTTTTTGAAAATACAAAAGGCGAGCGCTTCATTACTTTTTTTCTGGGGTATTATAATTTCAAAACCAATAAGTTTCAGTACGTAAATGCTGGGCATAATGCCCCTCTCTTATGCGGGAATATTCCAGGGAAGATCGAATTGCTAAATGCTGGAACCACCATACTAGGGGCTTTTGAAGAACTTCCTTTCTTGGAGATTGATGAAAAAGAGAATCTGAAGGACTTTACAATTCACCTATATACAGATGGAGTAACTGAAGCTACCAATGAAGAGGGGGAGGAATATGGTGAAGATAGGTTGGAAGATTTTGTTTTACAGCATTTGTGTGTAGATCCAGATGATTTTCACAGAGAGTTCTTTAAGGAAATGAATGATTTTTCAAAAGATGTGCCTTTGAGAGATGATTTGACATTATTGAGTCTTAGGTTCCGTTAA
- a CDS encoding polysaccharide deacetylase family protein: protein MVFHTVPLVIQRLFPQRIWSKNSEGNQVFLTFDDGPVPGVTDFVLQELSKRAMKATFFMVGDNVRKHSSLAKEVLSQGHQLANHTFHHLNGWKTKREKYVQDFLACNQIIEDQLGVQTKLFRPPYGLMTSAEAKEISKTHSIVMWNMLSGDYDLRLDAKVVLRKSIENTGPGSIVLFHDQQKTNSVLPKILPTYLDKLLDKGWTTATL from the coding sequence ATGGTATTTCATACGGTTCCATTGGTTATTCAGCGATTATTTCCACAAAGAATTTGGTCAAAGAATTCGGAAGGAAACCAAGTCTTTTTGACATTTGATGATGGTCCTGTACCAGGAGTGACTGACTTTGTCCTTCAGGAGCTTTCTAAACGAGCCATGAAAGCTACTTTTTTCATGGTTGGTGATAATGTTCGGAAGCACAGTTCCTTAGCCAAAGAAGTGCTTTCTCAAGGACACCAATTAGCTAACCATACCTTTCATCATCTGAATGGCTGGAAAACCAAAAGGGAAAAATACGTCCAAGACTTTCTGGCTTGTAATCAAATAATAGAGGATCAACTGGGCGTTCAGACAAAATTATTTCGCCCTCCTTATGGACTGATGACTTCAGCGGAAGCCAAGGAAATTTCGAAAACGCATTCCATTGTGATGTGGAATATGTTGAGTGGAGATTATGATCTAAGACTCGATGCCAAAGTGGTCCTGAGAAAGTCTATTGAAAATACAGGGCCTGGATCAATCGTGCTATTTCATGATCAGCAAAAGACCAATTCAGTTTTACCCAAAATTTTACCAACTTACTTAGATAAACTTCTAGACAAAGGTTGGACTACGGCAACACTATAA
- a CDS encoding glycosyltransferase: MLIFRALFFWVDFSKSNHNYFPKVSVLVTSRNEEKDLPNLLASLQELDYPSEQLEFLMADDQSEDGTLGILEEWKERTTNCKVFSIKGQQLGKFPINGKANALAIMAKEAKGDFLFFTDADCVVGKNWVKEGVNSFSEDLGLLNGVTELESHTLFAEFQKIDWWNILGITKIVSDMGAHTTGLGNNMVISRKAYLESGGYENTKFSWTEDLEISRSINRLGFQVHQQVSPGMLLKTKAERSWSDLLKQRKRWLKGVVSLPWKWKVSLGFHLLFFPAIAWILASNVSFGFGIWGLKILLQSIFIMVVSNKAGRKLSWFVLAIYDFYYLLASSLTILYYFWPSKITWKSRNYL, translated from the coding sequence GTGCTCATCTTTCGGGCATTATTTTTCTGGGTTGATTTTTCCAAATCGAATCACAATTATTTTCCTAAAGTATCGGTTTTGGTGACTTCTAGAAATGAGGAAAAAGACCTTCCTAACTTACTGGCTTCTCTACAGGAGTTGGACTATCCTTCCGAGCAACTTGAATTTTTAATGGCGGACGACCAAAGTGAAGATGGTACGCTGGGGATATTGGAAGAATGGAAGGAAAGAACCACTAATTGTAAGGTTTTTTCCATTAAGGGACAGCAACTGGGGAAGTTTCCCATCAATGGAAAGGCAAATGCCTTAGCCATTATGGCTAAAGAGGCAAAAGGAGATTTTTTATTTTTTACGGATGCAGATTGTGTGGTAGGTAAAAACTGGGTTAAAGAAGGGGTAAACAGTTTTTCGGAAGATTTAGGGCTATTGAATGGCGTAACTGAATTAGAATCTCACACTCTTTTCGCAGAATTTCAAAAAATAGATTGGTGGAATATTTTAGGGATCACCAAAATCGTCTCGGATATGGGAGCTCATACCACTGGGTTGGGAAACAATATGGTGATTTCACGGAAGGCTTATTTGGAGTCTGGAGGTTATGAAAACACAAAATTTTCTTGGACCGAAGATTTGGAGATTTCCAGATCTATAAACCGTCTGGGCTTTCAGGTACATCAACAAGTCAGTCCGGGTATGCTTTTAAAGACCAAAGCGGAAAGAAGCTGGTCGGATTTGTTAAAACAACGAAAGCGATGGCTCAAAGGGGTTGTTTCTTTGCCATGGAAATGGAAGGTGTCCTTAGGTTTTCACCTGCTCTTTTTCCCAGCTATTGCTTGGATCTTAGCAAGTAATGTAAGTTTTGGATTTGGAATTTGGGGATTGAAAATCCTTTTACAATCCATCTTTATAATGGTGGTTTCTAATAAAGCGGGCAGAAAACTTTCTTGGTTTGTACTGGCAATCTATGATTTTTATTACCTGCTTGCCTCCTCCCTTACTATTCTTTATTATTTTTGGCCTTCCAAAATCACTTGGAAGTCTAGAAATTACTTATGA
- a CDS encoding TatD family hydrolase encodes MNLIETHAHIYSSKFDSDRDEVMDQIRKAGIERVYMPNVDVETIDAMLACEEKYPDLCIPMMGLHPCDVKEDFQTQLYVMEEWLEKRPFAAVGEIGLDLYWDKSFFEQQKEALKIQVDWAKKKKLPVVIHCRESMDETIELIRQEQDGSLTGVFHCFTGTLQQAQEIIELGFLLGIGGVSTFKNGGLDQVIPQLELGNLVLETDSPYLAPVPYRGKRNSPVYLPIIAEKIGDYLAISKEEVAKKTKENAFNLFREFEL; translated from the coding sequence ATGAACCTGATTGAAACCCACGCACATATTTACTCTTCCAAATTCGATTCTGACCGAGACGAGGTGATGGATCAAATCCGTAAAGCCGGAATTGAGCGTGTATATATGCCCAATGTTGATGTTGAAACCATTGATGCCATGTTGGCCTGCGAAGAGAAATACCCTGATCTTTGTATTCCGATGATGGGGCTTCACCCTTGTGATGTGAAGGAGGATTTTCAGACACAACTTTATGTGATGGAAGAATGGTTGGAAAAGCGCCCATTTGCTGCGGTAGGGGAAATAGGATTGGACTTGTACTGGGATAAATCATTTTTCGAGCAACAAAAAGAAGCGTTGAAAATACAGGTAGATTGGGCGAAGAAAAAGAAACTTCCTGTAGTGATCCATTGTAGAGAATCCATGGATGAAACAATCGAACTCATTAGACAAGAGCAAGATGGGAGCTTGACTGGCGTTTTCCATTGTTTTACGGGTACGTTGCAACAAGCACAGGAAATTATTGAGTTGGGATTTCTCTTGGGAATAGGTGGAGTTTCCACTTTTAAAAACGGAGGTTTGGATCAAGTAATTCCGCAGTTAGAATTAGGGAATTTGGTTTTAGAGACTGATTCTCCTTACCTAGCGCCAGTTCCTTATCGAGGTAAAAGGAATTCTCCAGTTTATTTACCTATAATAGCAGAGAAAATTGGAGACTATTTGGCAATTTCTAAAGAAGAGGTAGCTAAGAAAACCAAAGAGAATGCATTCAACCTATTCAGGGAGTTTGAGCTATGA
- a CDS encoding asparaginase — MNYKIVRLNTGLRTSKTSSVLIIYTGGTLGMAYDDSGSLVPFNFGKILEKIPILSNMNIAITVISFPEPIDSSNVSMKHWTDMAYIIYENYDSYDGFVVLHGTDTMAYSASMMSYMLQGLNKPVIFTGAQLPISAMRSDARENLMTSLEIATAKINGNPIVPEVCVFFNHVLLRGNRSKKVQSVHFDAFESENYPSLAEAGIVIDYNTASIRPYEPNKELVYKNLLDNRVMILKLFPGITSQIMDACFDIPGLRGVVLETYGSGNSPSETWFMNSLSRAVKKGLILLNVSQCNGGRVIQGRYETSKELLNVGVISGADITTEAAVTKLMFLLGQYSSADEVKKQLMVPLAGEMTT; from the coding sequence ATGAATTATAAAATAGTAAGACTAAATACAGGCCTTCGTACCAGTAAGACATCATCAGTGTTGATTATATATACTGGTGGAACTTTGGGTATGGCTTACGATGATTCAGGGTCTTTAGTGCCATTTAACTTTGGAAAGATTCTGGAAAAGATTCCTATTCTTTCCAATATGAATATTGCGATCACGGTGATTTCATTTCCTGAGCCTATTGACTCTTCTAATGTTTCTATGAAGCATTGGACCGATATGGCCTATATTATCTATGAGAATTATGATAGTTACGATGGGTTTGTCGTGCTACATGGGACTGATACGATGGCCTATTCTGCATCCATGATGAGTTATATGCTTCAAGGGCTCAATAAACCTGTGATTTTTACTGGTGCACAATTGCCAATTTCGGCGATGCGTTCAGATGCCCGGGAGAATTTGATGACTTCATTGGAAATTGCGACCGCGAAAATCAATGGGAATCCTATAGTACCTGAGGTTTGCGTATTTTTTAACCATGTATTATTGAGAGGGAACCGTTCCAAAAAGGTACAGTCTGTCCACTTTGACGCATTTGAATCAGAGAATTATCCTTCCTTGGCGGAGGCTGGGATTGTGATTGATTATAATACGGCTTCTATTAGACCTTATGAACCCAATAAGGAGTTGGTATATAAAAACTTGCTCGACAACAGAGTCATGATTTTAAAACTATTCCCGGGGATCACCTCCCAAATCATGGATGCTTGTTTTGATATCCCTGGTTTAAGAGGAGTGGTTTTAGAAACCTATGGGTCTGGAAATTCTCCGAGTGAAACCTGGTTTATGAATTCCTTGTCTAGGGCTGTTAAAAAAGGATTGATCCTTTTAAATGTTTCTCAGTGCAATGGTGGTAGAGTAATTCAGGGAAGGTATGAGACGAGTAAAGAGTTGTTGAATGTTGGAGTTATTAGCGGGGCAGATATTACCACAGAGGCGGCGGTAACAAAATTAATGTTCTTGTTAGGACAGTATTCTTCCGCTGATGAAGTGAAGAAACAATTGATGGTTCCACTCGCAGGAGAGATGACTACCTAG
- a CDS encoding MotA/TolQ/ExbB proton channel family protein — translation MRKLIALFMLAGIMFVPVFANAQEAAADSAAQEEMAPVAEEPAASPTIIDDEIVVEEQSFHQVVKDKFIEGDPLYMTPVLICLILGLAVAIERIITLNLSTTNTKKLLAKVEDALSSGGVEAAKDVTRNTKGPVASIFTQGLMRYSEGIEMVEKSIIAYGSVEMGRLEKGLVWISLFISLAPMLGFMGTVIGMIGAFDSIEAAGDISPSLVAGGIKIALLTTVAGLIVAIILQLFYNYCVAKIDSLVNDMEDASITLVDILVKHKLTGK, via the coding sequence ATGAGAAAGTTAATCGCTTTGTTCATGCTTGCAGGTATCATGTTTGTTCCTGTTTTCGCAAACGCACAAGAAGCAGCAGCTGATTCTGCAGCTCAAGAAGAAATGGCTCCTGTAGCAGAAGAACCTGCTGCATCACCAACAATCATTGATGACGAGATCGTCGTTGAGGAGCAAAGCTTCCACCAAGTAGTTAAAGACAAGTTTATCGAAGGTGATCCTTTGTACATGACTCCAGTATTGATCTGTTTGATCTTAGGTCTTGCTGTAGCCATCGAAAGAATCATCACTTTGAACCTTTCTACGACCAACACCAAAAAATTGTTGGCAAAGGTTGAAGATGCTTTGTCTTCAGGTGGAGTTGAAGCGGCTAAGGATGTTACTAGAAACACCAAAGGCCCTGTAGCTTCAATCTTTACTCAAGGACTTATGAGATACTCTGAGGGTATCGAAATGGTTGAGAAGTCCATCATTGCTTATGGATCTGTTGAAATGGGTAGATTGGAAAAAGGTCTAGTTTGGATCTCTCTTTTCATCTCTCTTGCTCCAATGTTGGGTTTCATGGGTACTGTAATTGGTATGATCGGTGCATTCGACTCTATCGAAGCAGCTGGTGATATCTCTCCATCTCTTGTGGCAGGTGGTATTAAAATTGCCCTTTTGACTACAGTAGCGGGTTTGATCGTAGCGATTATCCTTCAGTTGTTCTACAACTACTGTGTCGCTAAAATTGACTCTTTGGTTAACGATATGGAAGATGCTTCTATCACTTTGGTGGACATCTTGGTGAAGCACAAATTGACTGGTAAGTAA